From Kamptonema formosum PCC 6407, a single genomic window includes:
- a CDS encoding alpha/beta hydrolase, whose amino-acid sequence MSLQSISVPAKTTQTPVGVIVALHGWGANYHDLASLVPVLNLPDYHFEFPDAPFPHPQVLGGKMWYDLQTKEYQGLAQSRQMLRDWLLSLESKIGIPLSRTILGGFSQGGAMTLDVGLSLPLAGLICLSGYLHSVPQPASKVLPPTLIVHGRQDTVVPLSAAVRSRDDLTALGGRVQYREFDMGHEIRPEVIDLMRSFVVETMPKTS is encoded by the coding sequence ATGTCTTTACAATCTATTAGTGTGCCAGCAAAAACTACTCAAACACCTGTGGGCGTGATTGTTGCACTGCACGGATGGGGTGCAAATTATCATGATTTGGCATCCTTAGTTCCAGTGCTAAATTTGCCTGATTACCATTTTGAGTTCCCAGATGCACCTTTTCCTCATCCTCAAGTGCTGGGGGGAAAAATGTGGTATGACTTGCAAACTAAGGAGTATCAAGGTTTGGCCCAAAGTCGGCAAATGCTGAGGGATTGGCTGCTGTCTTTAGAAAGTAAGATCGGGATACCTTTGTCTAGGACTATTTTGGGCGGGTTTTCCCAAGGCGGCGCGATGACTCTGGATGTGGGGTTAAGTTTGCCTTTGGCAGGTTTAATTTGTCTGAGTGGATATTTGCACTCTGTTCCTCAACCTGCTAGCAAGGTTTTACCGCCCACTTTGATTGTACATGGCAGGCAAGATACGGTTGTGCCTTTGAGTGCGGCGGTGCGATCGCGAGACGATTTGACTGCTTTGGGTGGCCGGGTGCAGTATCGTGAATTTGATATGGGGCATGAGATTCGGCCGGAAGTGATAGATTTAATGCGAAGTTTTGTTGTGGAAACTATGCCAAAAACGAGTTAA
- the isiD gene encoding protein IsiD, with product MKTLIKASRDIAALTSEDVAKLATRLEEDDYTDPFEGLNDWHLLRAIAFQRPELAEPYFHLLDMEAYDEA from the coding sequence ATGAAGACTTTGATCAAAGCATCCCGTGATATTGCTGCACTGACTTCGGAGGATGTGGCAAAGTTGGCCACTCGTTTGGAGGAAGATGATTACACCGATCCTTTTGAGGGATTAAATGATTGGCATTTGCTTCGGGCTATAGCCTTTCAGCGTCCAGAGTTAGCCGAACCCTATTTCCACCTGCTGGATATGGAAGCTTACGATGAAGCTTAA
- the coaBC gene encoding bifunctional phosphopantothenoylcysteine decarboxylase/phosphopantothenate--cysteine ligase CoaBC: MNGRRILIGISGGIAAYKVCEVVSTLAKSGAQVRVILTDSAQEFITPLSVATLSRHSAYTDGDFWQPTHSRPLHIELGEWAEIFVIAPLTANTLAKLAGGFANNLLTNVVLASRCPILLAPAMNTDMWEQLAVQRNWRQVLTDERFCGMEPGAGILACDRVGAGRMAEPSEILAHIESLLHTGGKQDLRGKRVLISAGGTREHLDPVRFIGNPSSGKMGMALAVAALHRGAAVTLVHSIDERLLPRGILRAIAVVSALEMREAMLSCFPEADVTVMAAAVADVRPREYFSEKLPKRSLPSSLPLEPVPDIVAELGSLKQPHQKLVGFAAQTGDIVKPALEKLGRKKLDAIAANPIDKIGAGFNSDTNQAILINCQGQQLEIPPCSKLEMAHHLFDFVFAE; the protein is encoded by the coding sequence ATGAATGGCAGAAGAATTTTAATTGGGATTAGTGGCGGTATTGCGGCTTATAAAGTCTGCGAAGTGGTTTCAACTTTGGCTAAGTCAGGTGCCCAGGTGAGGGTAATTCTCACTGATTCGGCCCAAGAGTTTATTACGCCTTTGAGTGTGGCTACTTTGTCTCGCCATTCTGCTTATACGGATGGCGATTTTTGGCAACCCACACACTCGCGCCCGCTACATATTGAGTTAGGAGAATGGGCAGAAATTTTCGTTATTGCGCCTCTGACGGCTAATACTTTGGCGAAGTTGGCGGGGGGTTTTGCGAATAATTTGCTGACTAATGTTGTGCTGGCTTCTCGGTGTCCAATTCTGTTGGCCCCGGCGATGAATACGGATATGTGGGAACAGTTGGCGGTGCAGCGGAATTGGCGGCAAGTATTGACAGATGAGCGTTTTTGTGGTATGGAGCCTGGTGCTGGGATTTTGGCTTGCGATCGCGTCGGTGCTGGTCGGATGGCGGAACCAAGTGAGATTTTAGCGCACATTGAATCGTTGCTGCATACTGGGGGCAAGCAAGATTTAAGGGGTAAGCGGGTGTTAATTAGTGCGGGAGGAACGCGGGAACATCTCGACCCGGTGAGGTTTATCGGCAATCCTTCTAGCGGTAAAATGGGGATGGCTTTGGCTGTGGCGGCTTTGCATCGAGGGGCGGCAGTGACTTTGGTACATAGTATAGATGAGAGGTTATTGCCCAGGGGAATTTTGAGAGCGATCGCAGTTGTGAGTGCTTTGGAAATGCGCGAGGCGATGCTGTCTTGTTTCCCGGAGGCGGATGTAACGGTGATGGCGGCGGCGGTGGCGGATGTGCGGCCGAGGGAGTATTTTAGTGAGAAGTTGCCTAAGCGATCGCTTCCTAGTTCTTTGCCTTTGGAACCCGTGCCGGATATTGTAGCTGAGTTGGGGAGTTTGAAGCAGCCCCATCAAAAACTGGTCGGATTTGCAGCACAAACTGGAGATATTGTCAAGCCTGCGTTGGAGAAGTTGGGAAGGAAGAAGTTAGATGCGATCGCGGCCAATCCAATTGATAAAATAGGTGCGGGTTTTAATAGCGATACTAATCAGGCAATTTTGATTAATTGTCAGGGGCAACAACTAGAAATTCCACCTTGCAGCAAGTTAGAAATGGCCCACCATTTATTTGATTTTGTATTCGCAGAATAG
- a CDS encoding transcriptional regulator: MQTVKMPTSRSYHEFLIETLQNWEETAGYIEVTLQEGGDEPKLLPKVLRNVVEAYAKMNKLSDSTQLKHKKLDKLLTASGCAEIYAFVELLDALGFRLAVTVKDDELMTEEVTKVVITNDGSD, from the coding sequence ATGCAAACAGTCAAAATGCCAACAAGTAGAAGCTACCACGAATTTTTGATTGAAACTCTCCAAAATTGGGAGGAAACTGCGGGTTATATTGAGGTGACTTTGCAAGAAGGCGGTGATGAACCTAAATTGCTGCCAAAGGTACTTAGAAATGTTGTTGAAGCTTATGCAAAAATGAATAAACTTTCTGATTCAACTCAACTGAAACATAAGAAACTTGACAAGTTACTGACGGCGAGTGGTTGTGCAGAAATTTATGCTTTTGTTGAGTTACTGGATGCTTTAGGTTTTAGGTTGGCCGTTACAGTTAAAGATGATGAATTGATGACTGAGGAAGTGACTAAAGTTGTTATTACGAATGATGGGAGCGATTAA
- a CDS encoding type II toxin-antitoxin system RelE/ParE family toxin: protein MEVQPRQIENYLRADGTSPFENWYDSLRDTRARVIIKSRLDRVEFGNLGDSSSVGDGVFELRIDYGPGYRVYFGQVGLTIVLLLIGGDKKTQKQDIEKAKEYWEDYANSQNANK from the coding sequence ATGGAAGTGCAACCAAGACAGATTGAGAACTACCTGAGAGCCGATGGAACAAGTCCTTTTGAGAATTGGTATGACTCGCTCCGAGATACTAGAGCCAGAGTTATAATTAAGTCAAGGCTTGACAGAGTTGAATTTGGTAATTTGGGCGATAGTTCTTCAGTCGGAGACGGAGTATTTGAACTGAGAATTGACTATGGCCCTGGTTATCGGGTGTACTTTGGACAAGTTGGATTAACAATTGTTCTTCTCCTAATAGGGGGAGATAAAAAGACTCAAAAACAAGATATTGAGAAAGCTAAGGAGTATTGGGAAGATTATGCAAACAGTCAAAATGCCAACAAGTAG
- a CDS encoding helix-turn-helix domain-containing transcriptional regulator — protein sequence MPKSDSYDEFLIESLKDSEHAASFIEAILEEKDPEPALLSNAVRKVVEARMRMNNLSDSAKLKHENLDKMLTASGCAEIYSFVELLDALGFRLAVTIKEDEFTMGID from the coding sequence ATGCCTAAAAGTGATAGCTACGACGAGTTTCTGATTGAGTCTTTAAAAGATTCGGAACACGCTGCTAGCTTTATCGAGGCTATTTTGGAAGAAAAAGATCCTGAACCTGCACTGCTATCTAATGCAGTCAGAAAAGTGGTTGAAGCTCGGATGAGGATGAATAATCTTTCTGATTCAGCCAAATTGAAACATGAGAATCTTGACAAGATGCTGACAGCGAGTGGCTGTGCAGAAATTTACAGTTTTGTAGAATTGCTGGATGCTTTAGGTTTCCGGCTGGCAGTTACGATTAAAGAAGATGAATTTACAATGGGAATCGACTAA
- a CDS encoding type II toxin-antitoxin system RelE/ParE family toxin: MEVQPREIRRYITPDDKIPFLEWYNCLRDGKAQAKIDARLERVILGNLGDYRSVGEGVWELRINYGPGYRIYFGQIGETIVLLLCGGDKSTQQQDIEKAKEYWEDYAKSENA, encoded by the coding sequence ATGGAAGTGCAACCAAGAGAAATTCGACGTTACATTACACCAGATGACAAAATTCCTTTCTTAGAGTGGTACAATTGTTTGCGAGATGGGAAAGCTCAAGCTAAAATTGATGCAAGGCTTGAACGAGTTATTCTGGGTAATCTGGGAGATTATCGATCGGTAGGAGAAGGTGTCTGGGAACTTAGAATTAATTATGGCCCAGGATACCGGATCTATTTTGGACAAATAGGAGAAACTATTGTACTTCTCCTTTGTGGCGGTGATAAAAGTACGCAACAACAAGATATTGAGAAAGCTAAGGAGTATTGGGAAGATTATGCAAAAAGTGAAAATGCCTAA
- a CDS encoding aromatic ring-hydroxylating dioxygenase subunit alpha: MQSPTLTTQNNHIRQLGINYNFWYVVARSNEVKTQPIAVILWNQPIVIYRDNTEEIRALEDRCPHRQVKLSHGQVKGDLLECAYHGWRFNASGECAEVDYLADNQKLPSCKIRSFPVKEQDGFIWLFPGDETKAEQVSLLGLPEWEHINYIATVSVINCQAHYSFLIENLMDMYHGHLHQDWQAWAEPVLQDLDEDADRVDAHYQAQSYYKIDKIWSISQLFFPALRRLHPEPLDVSYVYPHWVSTLGKDFKIYCLVCPISATATKAYLIHFTSLNAFWRLHKLPMRFRRFVKDSLFGAAQKLLDGLVRQDVQMIEEEQQAYLQNAERKGYELNRALVSVQRLMRSQVEK; the protein is encoded by the coding sequence ATGCAGTCTCCAACTTTGACTACTCAAAATAATCATATTCGCCAGTTAGGTATTAACTACAATTTCTGGTATGTAGTTGCGCGAAGTAACGAGGTTAAAACTCAACCTATAGCTGTTATTCTTTGGAATCAACCGATAGTTATTTATCGAGATAATACAGAGGAAATTCGCGCATTGGAAGATAGATGTCCTCACCGACAAGTTAAACTTAGTCACGGTCAAGTTAAAGGGGATTTGCTAGAATGTGCCTATCATGGATGGCGTTTTAATGCTAGCGGTGAATGTGCAGAAGTCGATTATTTAGCAGATAATCAAAAGTTGCCTAGCTGCAAAATTCGCTCTTTTCCAGTTAAAGAACAAGACGGTTTTATCTGGCTATTTCCAGGGGACGAAACTAAAGCAGAACAAGTTTCTCTGTTAGGTTTACCGGAGTGGGAACATATCAACTATATTGCCACAGTTTCAGTTATTAACTGTCAGGCTCACTATTCGTTTTTAATTGAAAATTTGATGGATATGTATCACGGACATTTGCATCAAGACTGGCAAGCTTGGGCAGAGCCGGTGTTACAAGATTTGGATGAAGATGCTGATAGAGTAGATGCTCACTATCAAGCTCAAAGCTATTACAAAATTGATAAAATTTGGTCGATTTCTCAGTTATTTTTCCCGGCTTTGCGTCGCCTCCATCCAGAACCGCTCGATGTAAGTTATGTTTATCCGCACTGGGTTTCAACTTTAGGCAAAGACTTTAAGATTTACTGTTTAGTTTGCCCAATTAGCGCTACTGCAACTAAGGCTTATTTGATTCATTTTACATCATTAAATGCCTTTTGGCGTTTGCATAAATTGCCTATGAGATTCCGTCGATTTGTGAAGGATAGTTTGTTTGGTGCGGCTCAAAAGTTATTAGATGGTTTGGTGCGTCAAGATGTGCAGATGATTGAGGAGGAACAGCAGGCTTATTTGCAGAATGCTGAACGCAAAGGTTATGAATTAAATCGGGCTTTGGTAAGCGTACAGCGGTTGATGAGGAGTCAAGTTGAAAAGTAG
- a CDS encoding FAD-dependent oxidoreductase, translated as MSQFNSLRSQPVSRRTALKLLGVSAAGGLLGYSRFSKPQPAVFQQDSLNLPRLLNRPTSVVVVGAGLAGLASAYELSQRGFTVTLLERSPQLGGKIASWPIQVGNETFMMEHGFHGFFPQYYNLNSLVKELKITDNFLSLESYAVVFRDGKYKPEVFRPNHSAFPWNVVDLAVASPNRLRWGIDLTKPAHWEVFREIGGFQAQKSFQRLDNISVADWVKDEFPRGLYDLYFLPFAKSSLNAPDRLSVGELMQFFHFYFFGNPEGLAFNGTRQDMGTSLVNPIAKAIASKGGKVLSDVAITAINCKNGKIDALSYQVGNVQSNVPFWVQKNSFLNDGSATEYFGAGDRVFATTANGKEAISLTCTHQGCTVKREDDGKFHCPCHGAIFDTEGRVIAGPARRDLPRFKVVERQQDELQLLAAVNKNSVPNSQETVQADYYVFATDVPGVQHLFTLMSGDVNQSVQSQIEKLNLADPFAVARFWFDRDFEWEHSNFTSLSGYQLTDSITLYHRIQDQFIEWHQQTGGSVVELHAYCYKEKKFPNQQVLLATFEEELYEIVPSLKAANMLHRELVNQKNFSGYPPGSYAERPQTSCNVPNLLFAGDWVKMPFPCGLMERAVSSGLLAANEIIHQEGLQRRTLLTVNPEGFLKI; from the coding sequence ACGGACAGCCCTGAAATTGCTCGGTGTGAGTGCCGCCGGAGGATTGCTGGGCTACTCCCGCTTCTCAAAGCCGCAGCCAGCCGTTTTTCAGCAAGATAGTTTGAACTTGCCACGACTCCTGAATCGCCCCACAAGCGTTGTGGTTGTTGGCGCTGGCTTAGCTGGGCTCGCCAGTGCCTACGAACTTTCTCAGAGGGGTTTTACCGTGACGCTTTTGGAGCGATCGCCTCAACTCGGAGGCAAAATCGCCAGTTGGCCGATCCAAGTCGGCAACGAAACTTTTATGATGGAACACGGATTTCACGGTTTCTTCCCTCAATATTATAACCTCAATAGCCTAGTTAAAGAACTGAAAATTACCGATAATTTTCTTTCTTTAGAATCCTACGCTGTGGTCTTTCGAGATGGCAAATACAAGCCGGAAGTATTCCGTCCCAACCATTCAGCTTTTCCCTGGAATGTAGTGGATTTAGCCGTAGCCTCTCCCAACCGTTTGCGCTGGGGAATCGATCTCACCAAACCTGCTCACTGGGAAGTTTTTAGAGAAATTGGCGGCTTCCAAGCTCAGAAAAGTTTTCAGCGACTCGATAATATATCCGTTGCTGACTGGGTAAAAGATGAGTTTCCGCGAGGGCTTTATGACTTGTATTTTCTACCCTTTGCTAAGTCTAGCCTCAATGCTCCCGATCGATTGAGCGTGGGAGAATTAATGCAATTTTTTCACTTCTATTTTTTTGGCAATCCAGAGGGTTTGGCCTTCAACGGTACGCGGCAAGATATGGGTACAAGTTTAGTTAACCCTATTGCTAAGGCAATTGCAAGTAAAGGCGGAAAAGTATTAAGTGATGTCGCTATCACCGCCATTAACTGCAAAAATGGTAAGATTGACGCTTTGAGCTATCAAGTAGGAAATGTCCAGAGTAATGTACCTTTTTGGGTACAGAAAAACTCTTTCCTTAATGATGGTTCGGCTACGGAATATTTCGGAGCAGGAGATCGCGTATTTGCCACCACAGCGAATGGAAAAGAGGCAATTTCTCTCACCTGTACTCACCAAGGTTGTACGGTTAAGCGAGAGGATGACGGTAAATTTCATTGTCCTTGTCACGGAGCAATTTTTGATACTGAAGGACGAGTTATAGCGGGGCCAGCTCGAAGGGATTTACCGCGTTTTAAAGTGGTGGAGCGGCAGCAAGATGAGTTACAATTATTAGCGGCTGTCAATAAAAATTCTGTTCCCAACTCTCAAGAAACAGTGCAGGCTGATTACTATGTTTTTGCTACTGATGTGCCAGGGGTGCAACACCTATTTACTTTAATGAGTGGTGATGTAAATCAGTCAGTACAAAGTCAGATAGAAAAGTTGAACTTGGCAGATCCATTTGCTGTTGCTCGCTTCTGGTTTGACCGAGATTTTGAATGGGAACACAGTAACTTTACTTCCCTTTCCGGTTATCAACTAACCGACAGCATTACCCTTTACCATCGAATTCAAGATCAATTTATCGAGTGGCATCAGCAGACTGGCGGTAGTGTTGTCGAATTACACGCTTACTGTTACAAGGAGAAAAAATTCCCAAATCAGCAGGTTTTGCTGGCTACTTTTGAGGAAGAACTCTATGAAATTGTACCCTCACTAAAAGCAGCCAATATGTTACATCGGGAACTGGTTAATCAAAAGAATTTTTCCGGTTATCCACCAGGAAGTTATGCGGAACGTCCCCAAACTTCTTGCAATGTGCCTAATCTTTTGTTTGCTGGCGATTGGGTTAAAATGCCATTTCCTTGTGGTTTAATGGAAAGGGCAGTTAGCAGTGGTTTGCTAGCAGCTAATGAGATTATACATCAGGAGGGATTGCAAAGGCGAACTCTCCTAACTGTGAATCCAGAGGGGTTCTTGAAAATCTAA